Part of the Arvicola amphibius chromosome 17, mArvAmp1.2, whole genome shotgun sequence genome is shown below.
AGTGCTTGGACTGCATGCAGAAGACTCTGGCATGAAGGAGCAATCATTATGTATTACAACTGATCATGAATATAAAAATCACAGCATAAAACATTTATTATCCAGTGTGgttgggcacacctttaattctagaactCTCCTTTCTGTTGGTactaggccagtctggcctacacattgagctccaggacagcctggtctacaccgagagattgtctcaaaaacatttaTCATCTTTAAAAATGATGGAGTGCTTTAATTTGAAAACTGGCAAATAAGAGACATTATTTTTCTGGTTCTCTTGTAATATCTGACTTCAAGGTAACTAAGAAACTCAGCAAGGAAAGTCTTTTATAAAAGCTATAGAGCAAATAATGAGGCAAAGAGAAGAGCCATCATTTTGTAATTCCAAATAAAGCCATCATGACCTGAGGCACTGTCATCCACAGCTGCTAACCTTTAATAAAAAGGCCAGACAATAGCTAGCGTTTCAGCATCCAAACATGCTAATCAACTTTAGTGTATTTAAAGGAAACAGTCAATAAGAGGGCTACATCACTCATGAAACACTGTCAAAGAAACtgaatccaaactcaggccaACTCCTAAGGTCTACACGGTCCAATGTAGTAGTCACCAGCTACATACTTGTGTTTAAATAGAGTATCCTCAGTCCAACTATAATAGTTAAAAAGACTACTCTATCCCTGACATCCAACGTTTCCATTGTGACTAAAAGAAGTCTCCCACACTGTCCCACACAGGTCTAGTCTCCACACTGTCCCACACAGGTCTAGTCTCCACACAGGTCTAGTCTCACACACAGGTCTAGTCTCCAGGATAGCAGATTATACAGAACACCAGGAAAAGGACCAAAACATTTGAAACAGCCTCCCCTGCCCGAATGTAGGAAATACTGTCACGATCAACTATGGCTGTCaaacagggagaagagagagctgCAATAGGAATCAATACAGAGGCATCACCTCGTTACCCAGTAAACCACGCCTATTCAGGAACGGTGACACAATCCTGCCATCCTGCATCTGGGAGACACaggctggaggaagcagggcagggcagTGCACAGCTGTGATCCAATGCCAtctctcaggaagcagaaagcttgacaaattcaaggccagcctcggctacacagtgaaacactatctcaaaaccaccacagaaatgaggcagacaggagggagggggataGAGAGATAGAGGAGCAGCAAAGTAACACAATGTCTAGCTGGGGAGTAAGGATGAGAAGAATCCTTGGAACCAGGCGGTAGTTAGAGCCTGTAAAGTCCCTCTGTAAAGCAATGTATTTATTAATGCCTTATACTTATTTTCTCCCCAGTTTCCTATAATTTTCCTCTTGGAAACTGTATCTTGTCATCCTCCTCCCCCCAGATGTAAATCTTTATcttaaataatgtagttttagAGTCACACTAGCTTCAAAGTGTAGGGGAAAGCCACAAATGCTGAAAAAAAGTCGATTCAAATTCAGAAGTCTAGACACACAGACAACAGATGTATAAAGCTATTCATCTAGATTCCAAGTCAAATCAAAAGTACCCTCCCTCTCAAAAGGAAGCATGATGGTAACCCGAGATCCCAGGTTCAAATCCACTGCACCAAAATGATAAAGTGAGCAGGGTGGCTCCTCGGTACAGGACAGACCCCACAGGCTACGCTACCGACGCACCCCACAAACTATTTTCCACACCACTTAACAATGAGACTAAGCAGACTGAGGGAGTAAGCTGGTTGACAGGCGGGACAGAAGAGGTGACTCACACCTGCATACGGTGATCATAAAGCTACCATAAAGCTCCCGATACCTGATTGTGCTCAGTTCTTCTTTGCTTGAGTGTTACTGGAGTCTTTGCTCTGCCCTTTAGTGGCTCTCTCTTCTCAAGCTTGAGCTCTATTTTAGAGTCTGGAAATAACATTGGAGAAATCATTATTTACCGAAACACTCGAGGTATGTTTTACTAATATTACTTTGGAACCCTGGCTTTAGACACATCAGCACGTATGACAATCTGTTTATTGTTATAAAGCATCAGTGGAGTAAAACTGCTTAGTAAAAATTATCAAACAAACcctcttacaaaaaaaaatagcccaAACCTCTACTTTTATCATTTCAGTCCATTTTTGTGGCTTCCCACTGTTTAATCTGGTTACTCCTTCCTAGTTACTCTTTTCCACTTCTCCCCACCCCTAGAATAAccttaaataaaagagaattcaAACTGCTCCTGTGCAGGCTCTTCACTAGAAACCAAGCCAACAGGGACGCATTTTTCTGCCTGTGCAACACATCACTGCTGCATGGCAAAGGTTAGCTATTAAATTAAAATCTAGCATGTGGAAGGggacaattttaaaaacattgtgtGGCACCAATCATTTGATAATAAATATTAGCTGCCAAGGAGAGCCTTAATTACGAGGTGTAGCTCAGAAGTAGAGCACGTACTTGGGGtgctgggtttaatccccagcaacaaaataagcaaattagATGATGAGTCTCTTAAAGTCATTAACCcaaaaacatagttttaaaaagagcTGATGTTCCAACCTTTGAGTCTTCATTTTACTGCAATCTGAAGACCTATatgaaatctttaaaacacaTTGAAAAATTTAAGTTCCCCGCAGCCATGGTGGTGCCCACCTGTAATTTTAGCACCTGGGGcttcagagacaggagggtctgtGCTACACAGCGAGACTGCCTGGGGACAAAGCAAAACCTTTCACTTCCTACTTCTGTCACAGTAAAGCAATTACTGATAAAACTTTTATTCCAAGAGTTTGCTTTCTGTAATCAAAGTGGTCAGGATAACTCTGTGTCTTGCTGACCTTCCAGTCTAATGATATATATAAAAACCTTATCTGTAAGTCCAAACATGCCTGCCATGCCCCTCTCCCCCAGTGATTGATAGCAATCAAAGAAGACCAAGCAATCAAATCTATCCCCAACACTATTACTAGATCTTGCGTGTATCTACCTGGTATACTCCTTGGTATAATAAATctactcttgttctttctttcagaaTCTCAGAAACTTGAGACACCACAGAGCAAAAAAGCTTACTAGTGAAACAGAAACTGACTAGACAAATAAGTTATCTGGTTACAAATTAAGTCCTTGTTCAAATTTAGATTCTAACAGCCAATTAAATACATGGCCCTTAAATATGAAAGTATATATGACAAGAATATTTTCCATTGCACTCCTGGAATGTTTCAATGATAAAACGGAAAGGGTATGTTCATTCAAATATTCAACTTGTTGAAACTCCAAAAAGAAAGCACACATAAAACATGTTTCTGGAGACCACACAAACTGTTCAAATTTAACAACTTTATTGAATTTGTAGAAGCATTCTACAGGAATACATTGCtttaaagaaatcacacagtACTTAACaggtacatgtatacatgtacattttagaagacaaataACAGCTGCAGAGCAGGAATGTGGGGTCTAAGAACATGACAGGAGTAGACATGCACACGCTTCAGACTACTCTCCATGTCTCTCTAGTCACGCTCCGTTACCTTACAATCATACAAATGAAAACAGGGTAATACATTGCTTCATACAGACATAGACATTGGAGTATAGTAAAACTTCTTAaggtttttaagaaaataatttaaatttgctAATTTTGGCGTTCAGATCTGAAATTTAACTACTTAGGATATACAACACACCCCTTTTAAGTACATGTAAGTAAAAGAGCCCTGTCTTTCTAGTGTCTCACTCATCTAACAAGTCATGCTCAGTGAACAGACTATCTACTTCTCGCCACCCACAGTGCAGCCCTCAAAGTGTGGTCCTCATACTCGTGACCCATGAACCACCAGCTACCTCCTCTATCTGAATGCACAACTggatactgctttttaaaatagtttactaaaaaaaaataagcacacctgtgagcatgtgtgtacaccTATCTCTTATCGTTCTCCTACAAAGTATCTCTAGATTTAAACTCTTTCATCAGATGTTTTTGGGTGGTGGACTGAACTCGGGGCCATATGCACTTAGTACGTGCCTCTGGACCACCAAGAGGctgccctttcccttcctttcttgcaGTGTCTGAATCAGTGAGTCTATGCACTGGCACTGAAAGAGCTACAATGACCTAGAATTATCATGAACTCTGTTGTAAACAAAAGCAGGAACAAGAAGGCAGACAAATGTTAGAACATGTATGTAGTTAACCAAGAGTGACGGAAAAAGTTAAGCTACAGGTCGCCGGCAAGAGATGTATGTGATGAAAACAagcagcagagagcagagcagactGAAATCATGGCAGAGAGACTATTTCACTGCTGTGAGACTCGGCATTCCTGCACACTAGACTttgcaaaataaattcttttgagaagaaaaaaaaaaaaagaacaatgtttCAAGTGATTAACAATGTTTAACTCTGATCTAGACTTAAGGGCATGTGAATGATACTGCTAAATAGAAGGGAAAAAGTGAGGCtgctgggcgtggtggctcacgcctttaatcctagcacccaggggGCAAAGGCaggggtctctgtgagctccaggacatccagggctacaaagagcctgtcaaaaacaaaacaaaataaagcaacaacaacaaaaaaaagtgagGATTCTACTGATATTTTAGCTGCTGGAACTCTTTTTTAAATCTAGAGTTATAAACTATTtaaccagaaagaaaacaatgtaagACTTGTGTGAAAGTGTTAGATAAACTCTACTAGGCTTCTGGATGTACGATCAGACTATGCTTTGATAAGTGGAAGCTTAACGCCTGAAATCAGCTCTATGAGACtaaaagacctcaaaagaaaactGACACAGAAGTTGCTATAATTCCTAGAAGTTCATAAATTCTACAACTCAAAGATAAACTTGTGTCTCTATTATTTATTACTGTTTCTTTCCACGCTTTTTAATAACTTTGTGTACTTCCCCTCCGAATAATGTCCCACCTTTAAAGGGGGCAGCAGTCAGCTTATTCTTAGAAGCTTGGTTAATCTTACAGTCCTTCAACCACAGATGCCGCCGGCCCACAGTAGAAGACCCCATGGCACGGGCAGATGCCCTCACTCCATCAAACGCAGCATCACAGAGATATGAAGCTGCATCGTAGGCTCTGCTCAGAATCTCAAGTGCTCGGTGTGGATGACTCGGGTCTGAACTAATAAGCTGCGCCGCCTGGCTCAGGTCGGCTTGCAGAGACTTAGCTACAAAGGCAGTGTGGGCTGCAATCTGCACTGTGGATGCTGCAGCCTCGTAGGATCTGCAGAGAGCCAAGTCCACATGTTTATCACAAGACTCGACGGAGGACGCCTGACTCGCTGCTCCTGGGGTGGTTTCTGAAATGAGCCCCACGATTTCATCATCTACTGCTGGGACGGACAGTATCTGTGTTGCCTCACTGGGAGAAACTGGATATCTGCAGGCCAGTGACGGCAGCTGCCTATCAATTTGCTGCCACTCCTCTTCCATTACTTTCACAATAGACTCGTGCAGAGGAAAAGACGGCGCTGAGGCATCTATTTTATCATGTTGTGGTTTAGACACTTCTATTCCTAAGGTAGTAAGGGAATGAGAGACAACACTTTTGGCAAAAGCAGACGTATGTTCAGATTCAGGTATGTCCTGAGATGCCACACGTGACCCCGAATTCCCTTCTTTTACAGGCGTCTCACCGAGTCTAGGGACTTtgtggggaggagacagggatCCAGACTCTTCATGGCCAGACTGGCTGAGTCTCTTACATATGTTTTCTATATCCAGTATGGGGGCAGAATTAGAAGCCCCAGGCAAACTGCTGACCCCACCCTGGACTAGCAGAGAATGGACATAGTCTCTGATTGCACGGGCAAGTGGTGGAGAAATGACCTGGGATCTCTCTGACTCCTGCAGCACTTCCCTCTCActagagagaactgactgctccgAAACCTCAGGCCCCGCAGCACACGCCGGCTGGGCTTTGCGCCTCCCTCCACGGTGAATGCTTTCTACTGTGTCTTTACAGTAGCTAGTAGTGGTCTCTCTCATCAGTGAAGGGGAAGCGGCCACAGAGGCCAACCTGGCAGCGAGCTCACGCTGAAAAGATGACGGAGAGCTTTTCTCTGCGCATCTATCATAGCTAGATTCTGAAGGAATGGATGTccgcccctgcccctgcccctgcccctgccccggCAAGGCCGGCTCAGCACCCTTAGCAGTGTGCACTTTCTTAGCTGCCTGCAGTTCAGTCCTGCCCAGAGGAGGACGGGTGGAGATTTCAGGAAAAGAAATACCCTGAAAAAATCCACCAGAGGGAGCGGATGCAAGTtcagaaaaaggaacaaaatccCTAGTGGACTTCgctttcttgtgttctttcttctttcctgtagaGGCAAAAGAGGCAGGAAGTTTAAGCGTGACTGGTCTGGGCTGGTCTTACTCTTTGCCTCCTTGCTAAAATAGTGTTGCTGAAGAAAAGGACCCTATACCTCACACTCTTGGCAACCAATTTGGTACACAGTGCCTTGGAAGGCATGGTCAGATTAAATAGTTACAAAATTAGCAAATTATGAGTTAAAACTCTAAATATCAATGTCTGCATTTATTCTAGTTTAAAAAGGAATGCATGTcttgttctattttaaaaagtactaaaaTCATGGTCAAAATTACCACGAAATCAAATTATGTAagcaaaaattttcaaataacttgTATGCCTATCAATAGAGAAGGAAAggtcatatttaaatattaacactatattattaattataagaaataaacatGTAATGATCCAAAAACTATAACACTGAACAAAATAGCACATAAGACTCAGCATTAACACTTatatagaattcttttttttttaaagcagcattCAAACTGATCATCAAACATAAAAATTGGAAAGACAATATTAAATTAATGATTTCTTCTGGAGATGTGATAATGAAGAGAACTTTGCCTTTACAAAAATTCTATTTGAAGCAAAAGTTAAATGGCTATTTAGACAAAAAATTCCATATAATTTATCAATACTGTTTTaaactttaccttctttatggtCAATACTGAGTCacatttgacatttaaaatttacCTTCGTCATTGTCGCTGTATCTGTCAGAGTCGTTACTTCCATTCTGTCTAGTATTTTCTGCTGAAGAGGAGACTGTTGGTAGAGGGGTAGAAGACCGCGATTCTGCCCCCTGTTCCCTCAGTTTCAACAGCTTTTTCTCATACAGCTTCCTGGTTGTCCCTGTGGTGAGGCAAAAGTTCCATTAGTGTTGGCACGAAACTATCTTTTtacaagattaaaaacaaacaaataacaacaaaacgttatgtgcatatgtgtgcgtggACGTGCATCCGACAGTGCagatgcctggaggccagaggatccagatgcccctggagctagagttgcaggctTTTGTGAGCCACCTATGTGGGCTCTAGCCAAGTCTCAGGTCCCAACAAGAGCAGAACAGACTTCAAACTGggaccatctttccagcacctgtTGGAAACCAGCTTTTAAGTAagtgattaaaaataatacataatgtACTCTTCCGAAACACCGTTTCTCTGGGATGCTAACACAAGACCGtaatgctatgggacaatggtgtgcaccctgtcacttgtattttaaaaatgtggattgcccagtagctaggcaggaagtataggcagggcaaccaggaaggaagtagaggtgggacaatgggaattctgggaagaaggagtcctagtctgcagtcatgactcagccacagaagaagcaagatgtgactgccttgctgaatacggtactgagccatgtggctaacatagacaagaataatgggctaatataagttataagagttaataagaagtctgagctactaggtctATCAGTTTATAACGAATGTAgacctgtgtgatttctttgggactcaaAGACTGCGAGAACCAGGCAGGACATACTTgaatatctttaatttttctatttacatTTGGTATGTATCTTTCCATAATTTCTGGAAGATGATACAACTGGTGTATTGCTAACAAACAACACATATCTAGGAACTATGTAAGTAGTCTTAGGACAATCGATTAACACATCAACACGTAATTTAGCATATTTCCATGTAATATACATCTCAGTGTCTCTCAGAATCTTACAAAAGATAGCAAATGTCTATTGGTAATTATAGCCACAGGTTTGTCTATCTGTGAGTAAGCTATgaagcacatacttttaatccagcacttgggtagCAAAGATAGGccggctacacagtaaaaccagacttaacaaaagacaaaaccagataATTGTTTCTAGTCATAGTTATAACAAACACACCAAGCCCCACCCAGTGTTcaagttcttcttttttttttttttttgttttttttttttttgttttttgagacagggtttccctgtagtttctagagcctgtcctggaactagctcttgtagaccaggctggcctcaaactcagagatccgcctgcctctgcctcccgagtgctgggattaaaggcatgcgccaccaccgcccggctttcaagttctttttttaaatatttatttatttgtgttgtttgtttgtttatttatttatttatgtatttatttattacatatacaatattctgtctctgtgtatgtctgcaggccagaagaggcaccagacctcattacagacggttgtgagccaccatgtggttgctgggaattgaactcaggacctttggaagagcaggcagtactcttaaccactgagccacctctccagccagtGGTTCAAGTTTTTACACACACCTAAAGTTCCGTGTGAATTTTTCTCACCTGGAGGTTATGTTACGGCCTAAACCCTGAAAGAGAATCACAATTACCCTGGCAAAACTGTGGCTACCTAGAAGAGCTAAGGAGAATCCAGAGCATTTGGTGCTGCCGCCTTCTGCTCCATTTGTCCTTGAGGGCTATCAAGACagacttaaataaaaatactttgaatcTTAATTCTGACATGAGTTTGTCTGGAACCCAATAGTCTGCACTTCTACTCATTATCTACCTCTGACTCACTGAGATGATCTGACCGGATTCCCTTCAACTGCCAGTAAGATCAGGCTCACAGAATGGTGCAAAACCACCACTGACTAGGACAGCAGCAACagtaaatttacattttatctcCTGGAAACTCATTTTTTTATCTTCCTTATTTAGAATTAAGGAAACTTAAGTGTTGATTGGTTGTATAAATAAGGACTGATAGCTCCTCAAGACCCAATTCCAGCCGGGcagaggtggtggcgcacacctttaatcccagcactcgggaggcagaagtaggtggatctctgagttcgaagccagcctggtctacagagctagttccacgacaggctccgaagctacagaaaaaaaaaaaaaaaacaaaacacaaaacccaatCTTAACCATTAATAAGAGTAAAAAAATGATCTGGGGTCTCGCTTCTTGGAAAAGACTTTGAGATTTGATCAACTTACCcacaatgggaccaggatttatcccatATCTCACAAGTTGATCCAGAAGGTCTTCATTAGAGAGCTCTGTCACATCTAGGTCATCTTTATCTTCGAGCCTGGGCTTATCAGTTTtttttgtggctttctgtaaacAAAGTAGAATTATCTTCTCTACCTGGAGAGTACTCATTTACACACCATTCTCTACAGTCAGCAAGTAACTTATTGTTATATTAGCCCCAGCAAATTTAGTTAAACTGAAAACCATTATTTGAAGGTTTTTCTAAGTTCCACTGTGTTAGACTGAACAAGCCGGATACACAAGTAACTTTAATGTTGAACACTGCTGCTGAGGGTGAGGGTACATCTCACTGGCAAGGCCCTGCCTAACTGAAGAGACAGCAATTGTGTGTCCAAAGGTatccagaaagaaataaaaacaaattaaaacaaatgaactttggtcaacatattcttttttttttttttttttttgagacagggtttctctgtagctttggagcctgtcctggaactagctcttgtagaccaggctggtctcgaactcacaaagatccacctgcctctgcctcccgagtgctgggattaaaggcgtgcgccaccaccgcccggcggtcaACATATTCTTGAGAGTTTTGGAATTACAGTCACGCTACAGTACCTGACCCAATCTGATTCTTCATACGGGGctaccattttttaaatgtatagtttGAGTAATCTGGATCTAGTGTATAAAACAACACGAGAAAGAATGCAATAATAGTACCTTATTTTTATCCCAAGCATCAAAAATGAGGCAAAGGGGACCAGAGaaggactcagaggttaagagcactggctgctcttcaattcccagcacccaattgGTAGCTCACATCAATCTCTAACTCTATAGTGTCAGGGGATTTGAATGGTTTCTTATGGCACTGGGCAagtgacacacagacatatatttaGGCataacaccatacacataaaatgaaaaattaaaacagagaagcaagaaacagagcccaggggctggagagatggctcagcagttaagttaaccagctgctcttccagaggtcctgagttcaatccccagcatttgcatggtggctcactgccATCTGTAGTTGCATCTAATGTCCTTTTCTCTTCTGGCTTGTAGGTATACATGCAGAAAGAGCACTTCATACACATCACAtcaataaatacatctttaaaaagggaaacagggctggagagatggctcagcggttaagagcactgcctgctcttccagaggtcctgagttcaattcccagcacccacatggtggctcacaaccatctgtaatgagatctggcgccctcttctgacctgcagacaaacacacagaatattgtatacagaataaatatttaaaaaaaataaaaaagggaaagaaacagagcCTAATCCATAAATCAAATAATTCAAAGTGTAATTTGATGAGAAAAACCAATCCATTTCTTATGCCTTGGGTTGTGAGCCTCGcctttaatagctgagccatcactccagcccccatTTCCTATTGGAAATGGTGGGTGGACCGTGAATACAGCTCTACAGGGGCATGTCTGCCTGGCACGCTCTAGGTTCCAGTCTGCCCTcagagagagacaagaaaataaaaaagaacaacagaaataacGCAAGGTTTTTTTTAGAAGCAGGAAACCAATTCACACTTCCATAATGAGAAAACttcaagtgaaaaagaaaagaaattggagtGGGCGTTATGTTCTCATGAAGTGAGCCAGAAAGTGGGCGTCCAGCAACAGgctgctgtttatttatttatttatttatttattggtttttcgagacagggtttccctgtagtttctagagcctgtcctggaacaagctcttgtagaccaggctggcctcgaactcacagatccgcctgcctctgcctcctgagtgctgggattaaaggcgtgcgccaccgccgcccggcagtctgtgattttaaaatttaatctgtagggaaaaaaaattccaggaaaaGTGAATGCCACctaacaaaatatattaaataagaacaaaaattgGGAGGTGGGTAATTTGGCATATATAATTAACAAAGCAGCAGTTTCAACCAAGAAGAAAGTATCACTGTGTGGAATTCTCCTTATGGTAGCTTTAGGTTTATAAATcgatcttttcttaaaaaaacaaaaagaaaagaaaagaaatgtgaacGAGTGCTTTGCTAGCATTACTGTGAATACCACgtgcaggccacaagagggcaccacatcCCGGGAGCAAGGAGTTACAGGTTTGAGCAACCATGTCAGAGCTGAGAagcaagc
Proteins encoded:
- the Tmpo gene encoding thymopoietin isoform X1, whose translation is MPEFLEDPSVLTKDKLKSELVANNVTLPAGEQRKDVYVQLYLQHLTARNRPPLGAGANSKGPPDFSSDEEREPTPVLGSGTVAGRGRAAVGRKATKKTDKPRLEDKDDLDVTELSNEDLLDQLVRYGINPGPIVGTTRKLYEKKLLKLREQGAESRSSTPLPTVSSSAENTRQNGSNDSDRYSDNDEGKKKEHKKAKSTRDFVPFSELASAPSGGFFQGISFPEISTRPPLGRTELQAAKKVHTAKGAEPALPGQGQGQGQGRTSIPSESSYDRCAEKSSPSSFQRELAARLASVAASPSLMRETTTSYCKDTVESIHRGGRRKAQPACAAGPEVSEQSVLSSEREVLQESERSQVISPPLARAIRDYVHSLLVQGGVSSLPGASNSAPILDIENICKRLSQSGHEESGSLSPPHKVPRLGETPVKEGNSGSRVASQDIPESEHTSAFAKSVVSHSLTTLGIEVSKPQHDKIDASAPSFPLHESIVKVMEEEWQQIDRQLPSLACRYPVSPSEATQILSVPAVDDEIVGLISETTPGAASQASSVESCDKHVDLALCRSYEAAASTVQIAAHTAFVAKSLQADLSQAAQLISSDPSHPHRALEILSRAYDAASYLCDAAFDGVRASARAMGSSTVGRRHLWLKDCKINQASKNKLTAAPFKGGTLFGGEVHKVIKKRGKKQ